The following proteins are co-located in the Bordetella bronchialis genome:
- a CDS encoding mandelate racemase/muconate lactonizing enzyme family protein — protein sequence MQPQPRLHETTDTTAPAVTDVQAWAVSFPVPPAHSVRLGVGRALKRDAVIVKVTTADGLVGWGESHHGRAHSSIAHFVNHALRPMVVGMQAADVNGIWQRIYAAQLASHGIGAGCAIAMSGIDMALWDIRAKAVGWPLYRLLGGASRRIPAYAGGVALGWQEPASLVEEAAAHVGAGYKAVKLRLGDSVARDLARVQAVRDAFGDDLVILADANAAYTLGDARQAIPALDALGVGWLEEPFPAHDYRNYESARAYGRIAFAAGENHYTRFEFSRLVDDRVVDILQPDLSKTGGITETLRIAALGSAYKLPVHPHSSMTGINMAATLHVLAAIDQGGYFEADVSRGNLFRDALVSTPFTIGEDGCVAPPQGPGIGVEVDEDFLAAHPPIEGPAYA from the coding sequence ATGCAGCCCCAGCCGCGCCTTCACGAGACGACCGATACAACGGCGCCGGCCGTGACCGACGTGCAGGCCTGGGCCGTGTCGTTTCCCGTTCCGCCCGCGCACAGCGTGCGGCTGGGCGTGGGGCGCGCGCTCAAGCGCGACGCCGTCATCGTCAAGGTGACGACCGCGGACGGGCTGGTGGGCTGGGGTGAATCGCACCACGGCCGCGCGCACTCCAGCATCGCCCATTTCGTCAATCACGCCCTGCGCCCGATGGTGGTGGGCATGCAGGCGGCCGACGTCAATGGGATCTGGCAGCGCATCTACGCGGCGCAACTGGCCAGCCACGGCATCGGCGCCGGTTGCGCGATCGCCATGAGCGGCATCGACATGGCGCTCTGGGACATCCGTGCCAAGGCGGTGGGCTGGCCCTTGTACCGGCTGCTCGGCGGGGCCAGCCGGCGCATTCCGGCCTATGCCGGCGGGGTGGCGCTGGGCTGGCAGGAACCGGCCTCGCTGGTGGAAGAAGCGGCCGCTCATGTCGGCGCGGGCTATAAGGCCGTGAAGTTGCGCCTTGGCGACTCCGTCGCGCGAGACCTGGCGCGCGTGCAAGCCGTGCGCGACGCCTTTGGCGACGATCTCGTCATCCTGGCCGATGCCAACGCGGCCTATACGCTGGGCGACGCGCGCCAGGCCATCCCGGCGCTCGATGCGTTGGGCGTGGGCTGGCTGGAGGAGCCGTTTCCCGCGCACGACTACCGAAATTATGAAAGCGCGCGCGCCTATGGGCGCATCGCCTTCGCCGCCGGCGAGAACCACTACACGCGCTTCGAGTTCAGCCGCCTGGTGGACGACCGCGTCGTGGACATCCTGCAGCCGGATCTTTCTAAGACCGGCGGGATCACAGAGACCTTGCGCATCGCCGCGCTGGGCTCGGCCTACAAGCTGCCCGTGCATCCCCACTCTTCGATGACGGGCATCAATATGGCGGCCACGCTGCATGTGCTGGCCGCCATCGACCAGGGCGGCTACTTCGAGGCCGATGTGTCGCGCGGCAATCTGTTCCGCGATGCGCTCGTGAGCACGCCTTTCACCATCGGCGAGGACGGTTGCGTCGCGCCACCGCAAGGGCCGGGCATCGGCGTCGAGGTGGACGAGGACTTCCTGGCCGCCCATCCGCCCATCGAGGGGCCGGCCTACGCCTGA
- a CDS encoding winged helix-turn-helix transcriptional regulator: MTDTPANHDPGTCEKVSTVFSRIGERWSMTVVMLLHQGPRRFSELKRGAEGISQRMLTLTLRNLERDGLVKRTVYAEVPPRVEYQLTELGRSLFARVRALGHWTEDHLHEIEAARSDFDQRGAGGQESEAPATPYASRIHRIQ, encoded by the coding sequence GTGACCGATACCCCCGCCAATCACGATCCCGGCACGTGCGAGAAGGTGTCCACCGTCTTCTCGCGCATCGGCGAGCGCTGGTCCATGACCGTCGTGATGCTGCTGCACCAGGGCCCGCGCCGCTTCAGCGAACTCAAGCGCGGGGCAGAGGGCATTTCCCAGCGCATGCTGACCCTGACGCTGCGCAACCTGGAACGCGACGGCCTGGTCAAGCGCACCGTCTATGCCGAGGTGCCGCCGCGGGTGGAATACCAGCTCACCGAACTGGGCCGGTCCCTGTTCGCGCGGGTGCGGGCGCTGGGCCACTGGACGGAAGACCACCTGCACGAGATCGAGGCGGCGCGCAGCGATTTCGACCAGCGCGGCGCCGGCGGCCAGGAATCCGAGGCGCCCGCTACGCCTTATGCATCCCGCATACACCGCATCCAATAA
- a CDS encoding FMN-dependent NADH-azoreductase, which translates to MKLLHIDASITGEQSASRGLSAAIVQRLRDTIPELDIVYRDLDAAPLPHLSLANLPASHPIAASLAGALGAQARLAMDDSQAVLDEFLAADIVVIGAPMYNFTIPSQLKAWVDRILVPGQTFSYGANGVQGLAGGKRAILAVSRGGMYGPGSPAAAAEHGESYLRAALGFIGIAEPQVVVAEGLQMGADRRAQAMEEALRQAQALA; encoded by the coding sequence ATGAAGCTACTGCATATCGACGCCAGTATCACCGGCGAACAATCGGCCAGCCGCGGCTTGTCCGCCGCCATCGTACAGCGGCTGCGCGATACGATACCCGAGCTGGATATCGTTTACCGCGACCTGGACGCCGCTCCCCTGCCCCATCTCTCCCTGGCGAATCTGCCAGCCAGCCATCCGATCGCCGCCTCCCTGGCCGGGGCCCTCGGAGCCCAGGCCCGCCTTGCGATGGACGACAGCCAGGCGGTGCTGGATGAATTCCTGGCCGCGGACATCGTGGTAATCGGCGCGCCCATGTACAACTTCACCATCCCCAGCCAGTTGAAGGCATGGGTGGATCGCATCCTGGTGCCCGGCCAGACTTTTTCCTACGGCGCGAACGGGGTCCAGGGGCTGGCGGGCGGCAAACGCGCGATCCTGGCGGTATCGCGCGGCGGCATGTACGGGCCGGGGTCGCCCGCGGCGGCCGCCGAACATGGGGAATCCTATCTGCGCGCGGCGCTTGGCTTTATCGGCATCGCCGAGCCCCAGGTCGTGGTCGCCGAGGGCCTGCAGATGGGCGCCGACCGCAGGGCGCAGGCCATGGAAGAAGCGCTGCGGCAGGCCCAGGCCCTGGCCTGA
- a CDS encoding aldehyde dehydrogenase family protein has translation MEHTQASNLIDGQWRAAHDGQWGDSRNPADGGVLGRYAASSRADADAAIAAARRAFDGPSWARDPRLRQMAMLRWADAVEARADALARLLTLENGKVLGQSRGEIAAAVSEIRYYAGLSRYMPGHVFEVEPGAFSTLLKEPAGVAGIIVPWNAPAVLLIRSLAPALAAGCTAVIKPAPQTALVSAALVAALHETPGLPPGVVNLVSETGHEVASRLVESPDVDVISFTGSNAVGQRIMAAAAPTMKKLSLELGGKSACLVFEDADVAAAAPALAAAATIISGQQCTAARRVLVHARHYDAMKHALAEALRAQRVGPGLSEGASMGPLIDAAAADSVGARIAQAVDAADEVLLRGERLGGALANGAFLSPTLVAHRDTHAFFIQEEIFGPLVVIERFEDEAEAIARANHSEYGLSASVWTRDGARAMRVARALKNGTVWINDHNKLFAEAETGGYRRSGLGRLHGYDALIDFQEIKHIYQQVGVA, from the coding sequence ATGGAACACACGCAGGCAAGCAATCTGATCGACGGGCAATGGCGCGCCGCGCACGACGGACAGTGGGGCGACAGCCGCAATCCCGCGGACGGCGGCGTGCTCGGGCGCTATGCCGCGTCCTCGCGCGCGGACGCCGACGCGGCGATCGCCGCCGCGCGGCGCGCCTTCGACGGGCCTTCGTGGGCCCGCGATCCGCGCCTGCGGCAGATGGCCATGCTGCGCTGGGCCGACGCCGTGGAAGCGCGCGCCGACGCGCTGGCGCGGCTGTTGACGCTGGAAAACGGCAAGGTGCTGGGGCAGTCGCGCGGCGAGATCGCCGCGGCGGTTTCCGAGATCCGCTACTACGCCGGCCTGTCGCGCTATATGCCCGGCCATGTGTTCGAGGTGGAGCCCGGCGCGTTCTCGACACTGCTGAAGGAGCCGGCCGGCGTGGCGGGCATCATCGTCCCGTGGAATGCGCCGGCGGTGCTGCTGATCCGCTCGCTGGCGCCAGCGCTCGCGGCGGGCTGCACGGCCGTCATCAAGCCCGCGCCGCAGACGGCGCTGGTAAGCGCGGCCCTGGTCGCCGCCTTGCATGAAACGCCTGGCTTGCCGCCCGGCGTGGTGAACCTGGTCAGCGAGACGGGCCACGAGGTGGCGTCGCGGCTGGTGGAATCGCCCGACGTGGACGTCATCAGCTTTACCGGATCGAACGCCGTCGGCCAGCGCATCATGGCCGCGGCGGCGCCCACGATGAAAAAACTGTCGCTGGAACTCGGCGGCAAATCGGCCTGCCTGGTGTTCGAGGACGCCGACGTCGCCGCCGCCGCGCCGGCACTGGCCGCGGCCGCGACCATCATCAGCGGCCAGCAATGCACGGCCGCGCGCCGTGTGCTGGTGCACGCGCGGCACTACGACGCCATGAAGCACGCGCTGGCCGAGGCGCTGCGCGCCCAGCGCGTCGGGCCCGGCCTGTCCGAAGGCGCCAGCATGGGGCCGCTGATCGACGCGGCCGCCGCCGACAGCGTGGGCGCGCGCATCGCGCAGGCCGTGGATGCGGCGGACGAAGTCCTGCTGCGCGGCGAGCGGCTGGGCGGCGCGCTGGCAAACGGCGCTTTTCTCAGCCCCACGCTGGTCGCGCATCGGGATACGCATGCCTTCTTCATCCAGGAAGAAATCTTCGGACCGCTGGTCGTGATCGAACGCTTCGAGGACGAGGCCGAGGCGATCGCGCGCGCCAATCATTCCGAATACGGCCTGTCGGCCAGCGTTTGGACGCGCGACGGCGCCCGCGCCATGCGCGTGGCGCGCGCCCTGAAGAACGGCACGGTATGGATCAACGACCACAACAAGCTGTTCGCGGAGGCCGAGACCGGCGGCTACCGCCGCAGCGGCCTGGGACGGCTGCACGGCTACGACGCCCTGATCGATTTCCAGGAAATCAAGCACATCTACCAGCAGGTGGGGGTCGCCTGA
- a CDS encoding chorismate--pyruvate lyase family protein, with product MRIFHPRSAGWMPVPPPSCTRTQKFWLLRPGALTAGLRQLGGFSLRVLAEYAQAAPAEEAQAMRLVPGTLVWVREVLMSIDGVQGVVARSLTPLPASRATWQGMRRLRSRPLADMLYHDRTVQRSAFECRRLAPGVPFHATALAVTGARGSGAQADDGKVVDIRRALDARPAMALPLMVSGEGSRDARILARRSVFWRHGQPLLVAEGFLASFWEKAGDRRPR from the coding sequence ATGAGAATCTTCCATCCCCGCAGCGCCGGCTGGATGCCGGTACCCCCGCCCTCCTGCACCCGAACCCAGAAATTCTGGCTCCTGCGCCCCGGCGCCCTGACGGCCGGCCTGCGCCAATTGGGCGGTTTCAGCCTGCGCGTGCTGGCCGAATACGCGCAGGCCGCCCCTGCCGAGGAAGCCCAGGCCATGCGGCTGGTCCCCGGCACGCTCGTGTGGGTGCGTGAAGTCCTGATGTCCATCGACGGCGTGCAGGGCGTGGTCGCGCGCAGCCTTACGCCCCTGCCGGCCTCGCGCGCCACCTGGCAGGGCATGCGGCGGCTGCGCTCTCGGCCCCTGGCCGACATGCTGTATCACGACCGCACCGTGCAGCGCTCCGCCTTCGAATGCCGGCGGCTGGCGCCGGGCGTGCCTTTCCATGCGACGGCGCTGGCCGTCACGGGCGCGCGCGGATCGGGCGCGCAAGCGGACGATGGCAAGGTGGTGGATATCCGCCGCGCGCTGGACGCGCGCCCGGCCATGGCCCTTCCCCTGATGGTTTCGGGCGAGGGCAGCCGGGACGCGCGCATCCTGGCCCGCCGCTCCGTGTTCTGGCGCCACGGCCAGCCCCTGCTCGTCGCGGAGGGCTTCCTGGCCTCGTTCTGGGAAAAGGCGGGAGACCGGCGGCCCCGCTAG
- a CDS encoding pseudouridine synthase: protein MEKVRISKLMSERGLCSRREADSYIERGWVRVDGEVVSELGAKAYPSQTITLERAAQARQRERVTILIHKPIGYVSGQAEDGYRPAAALIDARSRAAGDRSPLRFDRSHLRGLAVAGRLDIDSTGLLVLTQDGRIAKQLIGEDSGIEKEYLVRVQGRLGEQGLALLNHGLSLDGKPLRPAKVAWQNDDQLRFILKEGKKRQIRRMCELVGLKVVGLKRVRIGRVMLGDLPVGQWRYLREGERF, encoded by the coding sequence ATGGAAAAAGTACGCATCTCCAAGCTCATGTCGGAACGCGGCCTGTGTTCGCGGCGCGAGGCCGACAGCTATATCGAGCGCGGCTGGGTGCGCGTGGATGGCGAAGTCGTTTCCGAACTCGGCGCCAAGGCCTATCCCAGCCAGACCATCACGCTGGAACGCGCGGCGCAAGCCCGCCAGCGCGAGCGCGTCACCATCCTGATCCACAAGCCCATCGGCTACGTCTCCGGCCAGGCGGAAGACGGCTACCGGCCGGCGGCGGCCCTGATCGACGCGCGATCGCGCGCGGCGGGCGACCGTTCTCCCCTGCGTTTCGATCGCAGCCATTTGCGCGGCCTTGCCGTGGCCGGGCGGCTGGATATCGATTCCACCGGATTGCTCGTCCTGACACAGGACGGCCGCATCGCCAAACAGCTCATCGGCGAGGACTCCGGCATCGAAAAGGAATACCTGGTGCGCGTGCAGGGCCGTCTGGGCGAGCAGGGCCTGGCCTTGCTCAACCACGGCCTGTCGCTGGACGGCAAGCCCTTGCGTCCCGCCAAGGTGGCGTGGCAGAACGACGACCAGCTGCGCTTTATCCTGAAGGAAGGCAAGAAGCGGCAGATCCGCCGCATGTGCGAGCTGGTCGGGCTGAAGGTCGTGGGCTTGAAGCGGGTTCGCATCGGCCGCGTCATGCTGGGCGACCTTCCCGTGGGCCAATGGCGCTACCTGCGCGAGGGCGAGCGCTTCTAG
- a CDS encoding LysR family transcriptional regulator, which translates to MEFRQIQYFVCLYEEGSVTRAARRLNIVQPALSMQIAKLEQETGRQLFVRSSSGMQPTPEARQMYRIFMPVLADFARAREQVMQRDDELSGQVRVGMIATIAQGVMVDALMAFTQMHPKVALALVDGYSGGLIDAVAGGQLDAAVINKPRRPLALATEPIAEESLVLVCGNHHAELPPEVPLRQMARLKLVLPTRQHGLRGILESFAQAEDVDLAPAVEIDSISAILKLVHGSDFASVLPQVAVRSEISLGRVRSHAIVRPRLTRQVVCVTHPRRTPGAAASAFLRVLLRHVQDMSVA; encoded by the coding sequence ATGGAATTCAGGCAGATCCAGTATTTCGTTTGCCTTTACGAAGAAGGCTCGGTAACGCGCGCCGCGCGCCGGCTCAACATCGTGCAGCCGGCCCTGAGCATGCAGATCGCCAAGCTGGAACAGGAAACGGGGCGCCAGCTTTTCGTGCGCAGTTCCAGCGGCATGCAGCCCACGCCGGAAGCGCGGCAGATGTACCGCATCTTCATGCCGGTGCTGGCCGATTTCGCCCGCGCCCGCGAACAGGTCATGCAGCGCGACGACGAGCTCAGCGGCCAGGTGCGCGTGGGCATGATCGCCACTATCGCCCAGGGCGTGATGGTGGATGCGCTGATGGCCTTCACGCAGATGCATCCCAAGGTGGCGCTGGCGCTGGTCGACGGCTACAGCGGCGGCTTGATCGACGCGGTCGCCGGCGGCCAGCTGGACGCGGCCGTCATCAACAAGCCGCGCCGCCCCCTGGCGCTGGCCACCGAGCCCATCGCGGAAGAAAGCCTGGTGCTGGTCTGCGGCAACCACCACGCCGAGCTGCCGCCGGAAGTGCCCTTGCGCCAGATGGCCAGGCTCAAGCTCGTGCTGCCCACGCGCCAGCACGGGCTGCGCGGCATCCTCGAAAGTTTCGCGCAGGCCGAAGACGTGGACCTGGCCCCGGCGGTGGAGATCGATTCCATCAGCGCCATCCTGAAGCTGGTGCACGGCAGCGATTTCGCGTCCGTGCTGCCGCAGGTCGCCGTGCGCAGCGAGATATCGCTGGGCCGCGTGCGCAGCCACGCCATCGTGCGGCCCCGGTTGACGCGGCAGGTGGTCTGCGTCACGCATCCCCGCAGGACGCCCGGCGCGGCGGCATCCGCCTTCCTGCGCGTCCTGCTGCGCCACGTGCAGGACATGTCGGTCGCCTGA
- a CDS encoding YaeQ family protein gives MALRATIYKADLNVADNDRRYYGSHAITVARHPSETDERMMVRILAYALNADEALAFTKGLSETDEPDVWRKDLTGAIDLWVEVGQPDERRILKACGRAGQVLIYCYGGHASRIWWDGVRDRVARARNLKVINLPAQDTQALGALAERTMSLDVNVQDGEAYITAEGGSVAIVPEIWRE, from the coding sequence ATGGCATTGCGCGCGACCATCTACAAGGCGGATTTGAACGTGGCGGACAACGACCGCCGCTACTACGGCAGCCACGCCATCACCGTGGCGCGCCATCCGTCGGAAACCGACGAGCGCATGATGGTGCGCATCCTGGCGTACGCCTTGAACGCGGACGAGGCACTGGCCTTCACCAAGGGCCTGAGCGAGACCGACGAGCCCGACGTATGGCGCAAGGACCTGACCGGCGCCATCGACCTGTGGGTGGAAGTCGGCCAGCCGGACGAGCGCCGCATCCTGAAGGCCTGCGGCCGCGCCGGCCAGGTCCTGATCTACTGCTACGGCGGCCATGCCAGCCGCATCTGGTGGGACGGCGTGCGCGACCGCGTGGCGCGGGCCCGCAACCTGAAGGTGATCAATCTGCCCGCGCAGGACACGCAGGCGCTGGGCGCCCTGGCGGAACGCACCATGTCGCTGGACGTTAACGTGCAGGACGGCGAGGCCTACATCACCGCCGAGGGCGGCAGCGTCGCCATCGTGCCGGAGATCTGGCGGGAATGA
- a CDS encoding Bug family tripartite tricarboxylate transporter substrate binding protein → MYASRRRLALTAAVLGAGLALAMGTVQAQEDTYPAKAVRIVVPYPVGGFNDTLGRLVAAKLAPKYKQPVIVENKPGGGTVIGTQSVAMSAPDGYTLLVVQFPFASNPSLYKLPYDTEKAFTPVVLAGRSPMMLVTHAGSPLHTLKDVLAAAKARPGGLNYGSSGPGSSNHLAMALFESMSGTRMTQVPYKGSTPMLTDLAGAQVDLAVDLLPNALPFLKSGKVRALAVASAARSPLMPELPTAAEAGLPGYEVESWHGFVVPAGTPPAIVDKLNRDLNEVLAMPDIKEAFAQQGVVPDGGTPEDFRRFIATQVALWKKVVRDGHITVE, encoded by the coding sequence ATGTATGCATCCCGGCGCAGACTTGCGTTGACCGCGGCCGTCCTTGGCGCGGGCTTGGCCCTGGCCATGGGCACTGTCCAGGCACAGGAAGACACTTATCCCGCCAAGGCGGTGCGCATCGTCGTGCCGTATCCGGTGGGCGGGTTCAACGACACGCTGGGCAGGCTGGTGGCCGCCAAACTGGCGCCGAAATACAAACAGCCGGTGATCGTGGAGAACAAGCCCGGCGGCGGCACGGTGATCGGCACCCAGTCGGTGGCGATGTCGGCGCCCGACGGCTACACGCTGCTGGTGGTGCAGTTTCCCTTTGCCTCGAATCCCTCGCTTTACAAGCTGCCGTACGACACCGAGAAGGCCTTCACGCCGGTGGTGCTCGCGGGCCGCTCGCCCATGATGCTGGTGACGCATGCGGGCAGTCCGCTGCATACGCTGAAAGACGTGCTGGCCGCCGCCAAGGCGCGTCCCGGGGGACTGAACTACGGCTCGTCCGGGCCGGGCTCGTCCAACCATCTGGCCATGGCCCTGTTCGAAAGCATGTCGGGCACCCGCATGACGCAAGTGCCCTACAAGGGCAGCACGCCCATGCTAACGGACCTGGCCGGCGCGCAGGTGGACCTGGCCGTGGACCTGCTGCCCAATGCGCTGCCATTCCTGAAGTCCGGCAAGGTGCGGGCGCTGGCGGTGGCCAGCGCGGCGCGCTCGCCGCTGATGCCCGAACTGCCGACGGCGGCCGAGGCCGGGCTGCCGGGCTATGAGGTCGAGTCCTGGCACGGCTTCGTGGTGCCGGCCGGCACGCCGCCCGCCATCGTCGACAAGTTGAACCGCGACCTGAACGAGGTGCTGGCCATGCCGGACATCAAGGAAGCCTTCGCCCAGCAGGGCGTGGTGCCCGACGGCGGCACGCCGGAGGACTTCCGCCGCTTCATCGCCACGCAGGTGGCCTTGTGGAAAAAGGTCGTGCGCGACGGCCATATCACGGTCGAATAA
- a CDS encoding tripartite tricarboxylate transporter substrate binding protein, which produces MQYQNIARRCGALLATACMAAATATAAAAPAADGAGTYPDNAMRIIVPYTPGGFNDTMARVLGKKLTEAWHQPVIVENRPGAGTVVGTEAGARAAPDGYTLVVVGFPLVVNQYIYPKLPYDTQRDFVPVLLAGQTPNVLLVRAESPIKSLPDLVARAKASPGKMNYASAGNGTSLHLAMEYFKNVTGTDMNQIPYKGSAPMVTALLGGQVDVMFDNLPNALPQIKAGKMRSLGITTAKRLPSVPDIPTVAEQGYPGFEVAVWYGLAVPRGTPTAIVEKLNAQLNKALQDEDVKSVFAAQGVQVLGGSTADFEKFFQAQDAKWAPVIKKAGIRAE; this is translated from the coding sequence ATGCAATACCAGAATATCGCGCGCCGCTGCGGCGCCTTACTTGCCACGGCGTGCATGGCCGCGGCGACCGCCACGGCGGCGGCGGCGCCCGCCGCCGATGGCGCGGGCACCTATCCGGACAATGCCATGCGCATCATCGTGCCGTATACGCCAGGCGGCTTCAACGACACCATGGCGCGGGTGCTGGGCAAGAAACTGACCGAGGCCTGGCACCAGCCCGTCATCGTGGAAAACCGGCCCGGCGCCGGCACGGTGGTCGGCACCGAAGCGGGCGCCCGCGCGGCCCCGGACGGCTATACGCTGGTCGTGGTGGGATTCCCGCTGGTGGTGAACCAGTACATCTACCCCAAGCTGCCCTACGACACGCAGCGCGACTTCGTGCCGGTACTGCTGGCGGGGCAGACGCCCAACGTGCTGCTGGTGCGCGCGGAATCGCCCATCAAGTCGCTGCCCGACCTGGTGGCCCGGGCCAAGGCGAGCCCCGGCAAGATGAACTACGCGTCGGCCGGCAACGGTACCTCGCTGCACCTGGCGATGGAGTACTTCAAGAACGTGACCGGCACGGACATGAACCAGATTCCGTACAAGGGCAGCGCGCCCATGGTCACCGCCTTGCTGGGTGGCCAGGTCGACGTCATGTTCGACAACCTGCCCAATGCCTTGCCGCAAATCAAGGCGGGCAAGATGCGCTCGCTCGGCATTACCACGGCCAAGCGGCTGCCCTCGGTACCGGACATCCCGACGGTGGCCGAGCAAGGCTACCCCGGCTTCGAGGTCGCGGTCTGGTACGGCCTGGCGGTGCCGCGCGGAACGCCCACGGCCATCGTCGAGAAGCTGAACGCCCAGTTGAACAAGGCCCTGCAGGACGAGGACGTGAAGTCCGTCTTCGCCGCGCAAGGCGTACAGGTATTGGGCGGTTCCACGGCGGATTTCGAGAAGTTCTTCCAGGCGCAGGACGCCAAATGGGCGCCGGTGATCAAGAAGGCCGGCATCCGGGCCGAGTGA